From Mercenaria mercenaria strain notata chromosome 17, MADL_Memer_1, whole genome shotgun sequence, the proteins below share one genomic window:
- the LOC123537016 gene encoding uncharacterized protein K02A2.6-like has protein sequence MAKALSVPSVEHFNMTGDPSSLPSKWERWLKSFQYFVVGSGVTDKSQKRALLLHLVGPEVQGIFETLDNTGNDNNFDAAVDALNNYFKPKLNVSYERHKFNSEKQKQNETIQDFATRLKQLSISCDFNDTNDRIRDQIIEKCTSTTLRRKFLSNKDLTLEKVLELSSTFERAQDSATKMENQSTQQQQKDDTTFQLKQSTMRQRQQRANRGRGRFRQQAPPTHVECYSCGRRGHMAKDPNCPAARVACTKCGFIGHFAVKCKSKRKKIQPKQKVRSLENETSSDSENEYLFNIKSIGNVSNKITVNVGNIPLNMVIDSGASCNIVDKSTWNFLKSQKQFQCLTHKKSTDKKVFAYGSKQPLKLLGIFRAKIEFNSMTIDDVEFSVLDGKGQALLSKDTSISLNVIRIGPEVNLVKEDIMSENPELFKGIGKMKDFQLQIPIDEKIEPVVQSVRRIPFSLREKLEKKLLELENNDIIERVNSPSRWVSPVVVVPKGDDDIRLVIDMRRSNTAVKRVRHPIPTVDEVLYDLNGSTVYSKLDISNAYHQLELHPDSREITTFITHVGMFRYKRLLQGVSCASEMFQKVLEQVLQNCPGTRNIMDDIIVHAPTKDEHQKCLENVLRVLHEKGFTLNPSKCQFEMSKVTFMGNVLSEHGVGPTESKVRDVLNARAPRNAADVRSFLGLVNFNARYIQNLASISEPMRKLTRKNVRFKWGREEQNSFDTLKQKLASAEILGYFDINAKTQVVTDASPYGLSAVLTQRQGNDYRVICYASRSLTDVERRYSVTEKECAGVIFGVERFHTYLHGIDFELVTDCKAVQYIFAPKSKPSARIERWVLRLQGYRYTVRHVPSRENISDCLSRLLADDKEKRMSYFIDDDNYILNIARAATPEAVTTREIEKASRYDPEMSSIRDCLMYGLWYKIPFKEYLIVKNELSAIGFLVLRGTRIVVPKELRTKILEAAHSGHPGIVSMKQSLRTRVWWPQIDQDIEKYCKSCHGCQLEGPPAPPEPLKPTELPSGPWEYLACYLLGPLPTGEHLVVVIDFYSRFMEIEIVKSTTSENIATVLMKMFARHGTCFLLRTDNASYFTSDYFKSFLKEHGIKLTHSTPLAPNQNGQVERQMSSIMKRIRIAIAEKRNWKHELQTYLLMYRSSPHATTGVSPAELLYGRKIRTKVPCLQEYGKFDLSDQSVRDRDCEKKEKSKQYTDQKRNAVENSISVGDLVLLRNKKKDKTDTRFSSKPYTVTQKHGNSVTIERDGVQYNRDVTHLKKYETPFSENTSHEKKKRMSKKPEKYKDYVCENEYS, from the coding sequence ATGGCAAAAGCATTATCTGTACCTAGTGTGGAACACTTTAATATGACAGGAGACCCTAGTAGCTTGCCAAGCAAATGGGAGCGATGGCTGAAATCGTTTCAATACTTCGTTGTCGGTTCGGGCGTCACGGACAAATCACAAAAACGAGCACTACTGCTGCATCTGGTAGGACCGGAAGTGCAAGGGATTTTCGAAACACTGGACAATACTGGAAATGACAATAATTTTGACGCCGCAGTTGATGCATTGAATAATTATTTCAAGCCGAAACTCAATGTATCATATGAACGACACAAATTCAATTCAGAAAAACAGAAACAGAATGAAACTATCCAGGACTTTGCTACGCGACTTAAACAACTAAGTATTTCATGTGACTTTAATGACACAAATGACAGAATACGAGACCAGATTATTGAAAAGTGCACATCTACAACGTTACGCAGAAAGTTTCTCAGTAATAAAGATTTAACATTAGAAAAAGTTTTGGAACTGTCATCAACGTTCGAACGTGCACAAGACAGTGCCACAAAAATGGAAAATCAAAGTACACAACAGCAACAAAAAGATGACACCACGTTTCAACTGAAACAATCGACTATGCGTCAAAGACAACAACGTGCGAACAGAGGTAGAGGCAGATTTCGTCAACAGGCACCGCCAACACATGTAGAATGTTACAGCTGTGGCCGCAGGGGTCACATGGCTAAGGACCCAAATTGCCCAGCAGCACGTGTAGCATGTACAAAATGTGGCTTTAttggacattttgcagtaaaGTGTAAATCTAAAAGGAAAAAGATACAACCAAAACAGAAAGTTCGATCACTTGAAAATGAAACATCCTCAGACAGTGAAAATGAATATCTGTTTAATATCAAATCAATTGGGAACGtgtcaaataaaataacagtcaACGTCGGTAATATTCCGTTGAATATGGTTATAGATTCAGGAGCTAGTTGTAACATTGTTGACAAAAGTACATGGAATTTTCTAAAATCACAGAAACAATTTCAATGCTTAACACATAAAAAATCCACAGACAAGAAAGTGTTCGCTTATGGAAGCAAACAACCACTCAAATTGCTTGGTATATTTCGTGCGAAAATTGAATTCAATTCAATGACTATTGATGACGTAGAATTCTCAGTTTTGGACGGTAAGGGACAAGCATTGCTTAGTAAAGACACGTCAATTAGTCTCAATGTAATAAGGATCGGACCAGAAGTGAATTTGGTCAAAGAGGACATCATGAGCGAAAACCCAGAATTGTTCAAAGGAATAGGGAAAATGAAAGATTTTCAATTGCAAATTCCCATTGATGAAAAAATCGAGCCAGTTGTTCAATCGGTAAGGCGTATACCTTTCAGTCTCAGAGAAAAGCTAGAAAAAAAGCTATTAGAACTAGAAAACAATGATATAATCGAAAGAGTAAACAGTCCTAGCCGCTGGGTAAGCCCAGTTGTTGTAGTGCCTAAAGGAGACGACGATATTAGGCTTGTTATCGATATGAGGCGAAGCAACACGGCTGTGAAGCGGGTACGACACCCGATTCCTACCGTGGACGAGGTGCTGTACGATTTGAACGGATCAACAGTGTATAGTAAGCTAGACATTTCAAATGCCTATCATCAACTCGAGCTTCATCCTGATTCAAGGGAAATAACTACGTTCATAACTCATGTTGGAATGTTCCGTTACAAAAGATTACTCCAGGGAGTCAGCTGTGCTAGTGAAATGTTTCAGAAAGTGCTTGAACAAGTTCTACAAAATTGCCCTGGTACACGTAACATTATGGATGATATAATAGTGCACGCGCCTACAAAAGATGAACACCAGAAGTGTTTAGAAAATGTGCTCAGAGTGTTACATGAAAAAGGGTTCACATTAAACCCATCAAAGTGTCAATTTGAAATGTCAAAAGTGACATTCATGGGAAACGTATTGTCCGAACACGGGGTTGGTCCAACCGAAAGTAAAGTGCGCGATGTGCTCAACGCAAGAGCACCACGAAATGCCGCGGATGTTAGGTCATTCTTAGGATTAGTCAATTTCAATGCTAGGTATATTCAAAATCTGGCTTCAATTTCAGAACCGATGAGAAAACTCACACGAAAAAATGTCAGGTTTAAATGGGGCCGCGAAGAGCAAAATAGCTTTGATACATTGAAACAGAAATTGGCAAGCGCGGAAATATTAGGTTATTTCGACATAAATGCCAAAACACAAGTCGTGACCGACGCAAGTCCCTATGGGCTTTCAGCTGTTCTCACTCAACGTCAAGGCAATGATTACCGTGTTATTTGTTATGCTAGCCGCAGTTTAACTGATGTTGAAAGGCGGTATTCCGTGACCGAGAAAGAATGTGCTGGCGTTATTTTTGGAGTCGAGAGATTTCACACATATTTACACGGCATTGACTTTGAACTTGTTACTGATTGTAAAGCTGTTCAGTACATTTTCGCGCCAAAATCAAAACCAAGTGCGCGGATCGAAAGATGGGTCTTGCGATTGCAGGGATATAGATATACAGTGCGCCATGTCCCAAGCCGCGAGAACATTTCAGATTGTCTGAGTAGATTATTGGCTGATGATAAAGAAAAACGGATGTCATATTTTATAGATGATGATAACTATATTCTGAATATAGCACGTGCCGCAACGCCTGAAGcggtaacaacgcgagaaatagAAAAAGCGTCTAGATACGACCCTGAAATGTCTTCAATTCGTGATTGTTTGATGTACGGTTTATGGTACAAAATTCCATTTAAGGAATATTTGATTGTTAAAAACGAATTGTCGGCTATCGGATTCTTAGTGCTTCGAGGTACGCGAATAGTGGTACCAAAAGAATTAAGAACGAAAATACTCGAAGCGGCACATAGTGGTCATCCTGGTATAGTGTCAATGAAACAGTCACTTCGTACACGCGTATGGTGGCCACAGATAGATCAAGATATAGAGAAATATTGTAAATCTTGTCATGGGTGTCAATTAGAAGGCCCTCCGGCGCCTCCGGAGCCGCTAAAACCGACGGAACTACCTAGTGGACCGTGGGAATATTTAGCATGTTACTTATTAGGACCACTTCCGACAGGTGAACATTTAGTCGTGGTAATAGATTTTTACAGCCGATTTATGGAAATAGAAATCGTAAAATCCACCACATCGGAAAATATTGCTACAGTTCTTATGAAAATGTTTGCGAGACACGGAACATGCTTCCTTTTAAGGACTGATAATGCAAGTTATTTTACAAGTGACTATTTCAAGTCATTTCTAAAAGAACATGGCATTAAACTCACACATTCTACGCCCTTAGCGCCAAATCAAAATGGGCAAGTAGAAAGACAGATGTCAAGCATAATGAAGCGTATTCGCATAGCAATTGCTGAAAAACGTAATTGGAAACATGAGCTTCAGACATATTTATTGATGTATCGCAGTAGCCCGCATGCTACCACAGGTGTAAGTCCAGCAGAATTACTGTACGGTCGTAAAATTAGGACCAAAGTCCCATGCTTACAGGAATACGGAAAATTCGATCTTTCCGATCAATCTGTAAGAGATAGAGACTgcgagaaaaaagaaaaatcaaaacagTATACGGATCAAAAAAGGAATGCGGTAGAAAATTCCATTTCTGTAGGTGATTTAGTCTtgttaagaaacaaaaagaaagataaaacagaCACGCGTTTTTCGTCTAAACCTTATACTGTTACGCAGAAACACGGGAATTCGGTTACCATAGAGAGAGATGGGGTGCAGTATAATAGGGATGTCACTCATTTAAAAAAGTACGAAACGCCGTTTTCGGAAAATACGTCCCATGAAAAGAAAAAGCGCATGTCGAAAAAACCAGAAAAATACAAAGATTACGTCTGTGAAAATGAGTACAGTTGA